Proteins encoded within one genomic window of Legionella sp. PC997:
- a CDS encoding cold-shock protein: MSKTVNGVVKWFNESKGFGFIEQESGPDVFAHFKEILSSGFKTLTEGQRVQFIVTQGTKGLQAQNIVAL; the protein is encoded by the coding sequence ATGTCTAAAACAGTAAACGGAGTCGTTAAATGGTTTAACGAATCTAAAGGATTTGGTTTTATCGAGCAAGAATCTGGCCCGGATGTATTTGCGCACTTTAAAGAAATTTTAAGTTCTGGATTTAAAACGCTTACAGAAGGTCAACGAGTACAATTCATTGTGACTCAAGGAACCAAAGGTCTTCAAGCACAAAATATAGTAGCTCTTTAA
- the dbpA gene encoding ATP-dependent RNA helicase DbpA — MIQIEHTDQNPSFAQLPLREELIQSLASSNYEYMTAIQMQSLPIILRNEDIIAQAKTGSGKTAAFALSLLNNLKISFFAIQGLVLCPTRELAEQVSQAIRRLACLMPNVKIINLSGGIPMKPQLDSLRHGAHIIVGTPGRVLKHLRMGSLDLSKVQTLVLDEADRMLDMGFFDDIKNIISVCPEQRQTLLFSATYPEEIKQLSKQFMKDPQEVHVVTPPEEMDIEQYFYEVPKQAQKYPLLKSLLLHYRPQSSLIFCNTKQQTMEVTDQLIHEGFSAIALNGDLEQVDRDLAVLRFANQSCSILVATDVAARGLDIKELAAVINFDLAFDHDVHIHRIGRTGRAGSKGIALNITTPADAQRICTIENNYPHPIHWGNINELENHPPTHLAPEMVTLCLASGKKDKIRPGDILGALTKDAGLPGNTIGKINITAMYSYVAIHHSQADQAYQYLQSGKLKGRKVNVRKIS, encoded by the coding sequence ATGATTCAAATAGAACACACCGACCAAAACCCATCATTCGCTCAACTCCCTCTTCGAGAAGAATTAATACAAAGCCTTGCTTCTTCAAATTATGAATATATGACCGCAATTCAAATGCAAAGTCTGCCCATAATTCTTAGAAATGAAGATATTATTGCTCAAGCAAAAACAGGGAGCGGCAAGACCGCGGCCTTTGCTTTGTCTTTATTAAATAATTTAAAAATTTCTTTTTTTGCAATACAAGGCTTAGTTCTGTGCCCTACCCGTGAACTAGCCGAACAAGTAAGCCAAGCTATTCGACGTTTAGCCTGTCTGATGCCTAATGTCAAAATTATCAATTTATCTGGTGGTATACCCATGAAGCCTCAGCTGGATTCTTTACGACATGGAGCTCATATCATTGTAGGAACTCCTGGGAGAGTCCTTAAGCATTTAAGAATGGGTTCTTTAGACTTATCTAAGGTGCAAACTTTAGTTTTAGATGAGGCAGACCGAATGCTGGATATGGGCTTTTTTGATGACATTAAAAACATCATTTCGGTGTGTCCCGAACAACGACAAACTCTACTTTTTTCTGCGACTTATCCTGAAGAAATCAAACAACTTTCAAAACAATTTATGAAGGACCCGCAAGAGGTTCATGTAGTAACTCCTCCTGAAGAAATGGATATCGAACAATATTTTTATGAAGTCCCAAAACAGGCTCAGAAGTATCCCTTATTAAAATCATTGTTGTTGCATTATCGCCCCCAATCCTCTTTAATCTTCTGTAATACCAAGCAACAAACAATGGAAGTAACAGACCAGCTTATCCACGAAGGCTTTAGTGCTATTGCATTAAATGGAGACCTGGAGCAAGTTGATCGGGATCTCGCTGTCTTGCGTTTTGCAAACCAAAGTTGCTCTATCCTTGTCGCCACTGATGTTGCAGCACGTGGACTTGATATCAAAGAACTTGCTGCAGTAATAAATTTTGATCTTGCTTTTGATCACGATGTCCATATCCATCGCATTGGTCGAACCGGACGAGCCGGAAGTAAAGGTATTGCCTTAAATATTACAACACCCGCAGATGCCCAACGAATTTGCACCATTGAAAACAACTACCCACACCCAATTCATTGGGGAAACATTAATGAATTAGAAAATCATCCTCCTACTCACTTAGCGCCAGAAATGGTTACACTCTGTCTTGCTTCCGGTAAAAAAGATAAAATTCGCCCCGGTGACATATTGGGGGCTTTAACCAAAGATGCAGGATTACCAGGCAACACTATTGGCAAAATTAATATCACCGCCATGTACTCCTATGTTGCAATCCACCACAGCCAAGCAGATCAAGCGTACCAATATTTACAAAGTGGAAAATTAAAAGGACGCAAAGTGAATGTGCGTAAAATAAGCTGA
- a CDS encoding Type 1 glutamine amidotransferase-like domain-containing protein gives MTHMLLMSFDDSNFLNLNCTLNRFLEYAFGLINKTNIHFCYIGTAGNDRWIERVFFTRFVRAKFGKNITTSELSLTKSRRTEKQLEDYITQQDILFIGGGDTEKMLEIWNKSGFSFILDKLKSENRLPLLAGVSAGGMYPFHSGLTDSTPGHYTAMSCLGWFKESFCPHANSKRKSLCAYSNNQYLERMDAYIIAVRQGLLPSGFAVPDNCMLHFENFNLVGVISSLKENKCYYVTDQQVTDLDTVCTVNANDPTIRLECWSTLFRYINYFKLCTAKLQLNNG, from the coding sequence ATGACTCATATGTTGTTAATGAGTTTTGATGATAGTAATTTTTTGAATCTAAATTGTACCCTTAATCGATTTTTGGAGTATGCGTTCGGTTTAATTAATAAGACTAATATCCATTTTTGTTACATTGGCACCGCCGGTAACGATAGATGGATCGAACGAGTTTTTTTTACTCGATTTGTTCGTGCAAAATTTGGAAAAAATATCACCACTTCTGAATTATCCTTGACAAAATCACGGCGCACAGAAAAACAACTGGAAGACTACATTACTCAACAAGATATACTTTTTATTGGCGGTGGTGATACCGAAAAAATGTTGGAGATATGGAACAAATCGGGATTTAGCTTTATCTTAGATAAATTGAAATCTGAAAATCGATTGCCCCTTTTAGCCGGTGTAAGTGCGGGTGGAATGTATCCTTTTCATTCGGGATTGACTGATTCTACACCAGGACATTATACAGCAATGTCTTGCTTAGGTTGGTTTAAAGAAAGTTTCTGTCCTCATGCTAATTCGAAAAGAAAATCGCTTTGTGCGTATAGCAATAATCAATATTTAGAGCGCATGGATGCGTACATAATCGCAGTAAGACAAGGATTATTACCATCCGGCTTTGCTGTGCCAGATAATTGCATGCTCCATTTCGAAAATTTTAATTTAGTAGGTGTTATTTCCTCATTGAAAGAGAATAAATGCTACTATGTGACTGATCAACAGGTTACTGATTTAGATACAGTGTGCACCGTGAATGCGAATGATCCAACCATCCGTCTCGAATGTTGGAGTACCTTATTCAGGTATATAAATTATTTCAAACTATGCACAGCAAAATTACAACTGAACAATGGCTGA
- a CDS encoding cation diffusion facilitator family transporter, translating to MKKQEGLHERRALKISIAATFLLSVAGILFGLLSGSLAIVFDGMFNMVDTVISTLAFFVARLLTSKGNRRFQYGYWHIEPMVLVLNGSILILLCAYAMINAIGSLMSGGHELDFDCAFLFALLVFFLSTGMYFYLIKKNRKIKSEFLRLDIQSWLMSALISSSLLLAFGLATLLQGGDYRHFTPYIDPLILAILTACLIFVPMATVRDATRDIFRMAPLDLDEKIREFLDELIKQRNFKTYTSYVAKIGRAQFIEIHIIVPKDYPISNIETLDEIRNEIALAIGEDTPQRWLTIAFTANENWA from the coding sequence ATGAAAAAGCAAGAGGGACTTCATGAACGAAGAGCTCTTAAAATTTCAATAGCTGCTACCTTTCTCTTATCCGTGGCAGGAATTCTATTTGGGCTATTGTCGGGCTCATTAGCCATCGTTTTTGATGGTATGTTCAATATGGTGGATACCGTTATATCAACCCTCGCCTTTTTTGTAGCTCGTCTTTTAACAAGTAAGGGGAATCGGCGGTTCCAATATGGATACTGGCATATTGAACCGATGGTTCTTGTTTTGAATGGTAGTATTCTTATACTTCTTTGTGCTTATGCGATGATAAATGCGATTGGCAGTTTAATGTCGGGTGGGCATGAGCTGGATTTTGATTGTGCATTTTTATTTGCTCTTTTGGTATTTTTTTTATCAACCGGCATGTATTTTTATTTGATTAAAAAAAACCGCAAAATTAAATCGGAATTCTTGCGATTAGACATTCAAAGTTGGTTAATGTCTGCATTGATTTCCTCCTCACTCCTATTGGCATTTGGCCTGGCAACTTTGTTGCAGGGTGGTGACTACCGACATTTCACCCCCTATATTGACCCCCTTATTTTAGCGATTCTTACGGCGTGTTTGATTTTTGTGCCTATGGCTACAGTCCGTGATGCCACACGGGACATCTTTCGGATGGCACCTTTGGATCTTGACGAAAAAATAAGAGAATTTTTAGACGAACTTATCAAACAACGTAATTTCAAAACTTATACCAGCTATGTTGCGAAAATAGGAAGGGCACAATTTATTGAGATACATATAATAGTACCCAAAGATTATCCAATTTCTAATATTGAAACCTTGGATGAAATTCGAAATGAAATCGCCTTGGCAATAGGGGAAGACACGCCACAACGTTGGCTAACCATCGCCTTTACCGCAAATGAAAACTGGGCTTAG
- the lelA gene encoding LysR family transcriptional regulator LelA, translating to MVMPFKRINLNLILHLDALLSEKSVSAAASKVCISQPAMSSSLKQLREFFKDPLLIPGKGEYFLSPKAKELQHQLEQVMSGLKNILLPSEKFDPLQSKRSFKIALPDYVELILLPSLISALENLPHIVIETTIESMADDPLLFIDEGVDIAIGAIDQNALSSQLTIEKLYEEEIICFASTNNPLINKPLSLKSYLTSKHIAFSFNQERYSHSAEYLLKRKLSRNDKLFVKNILPAIFAVANSDTVISTAPSFLINIFSKQFGLSIQPLPFNLEPTPIYLVIHSKSQYDEGVHWLSRLISSSINDLKTW from the coding sequence ATCGTGATGCCTTTTAAACGAATTAACTTAAATTTAATATTGCATTTAGATGCATTATTAAGTGAAAAAAGCGTGAGCGCGGCTGCTTCTAAAGTGTGCATAAGTCAACCTGCAATGAGCTCTTCTTTAAAGCAACTCAGAGAATTCTTTAAAGATCCACTATTAATTCCTGGTAAAGGTGAATACTTTCTTTCCCCCAAAGCGAAAGAATTACAACACCAATTAGAACAGGTAATGTCTGGTTTAAAAAATATCTTATTACCTAGTGAAAAATTTGACCCTCTTCAATCCAAGAGATCATTTAAAATTGCTTTACCTGATTATGTTGAATTAATTTTGTTACCTTCTTTGATTTCAGCGCTAGAAAATCTGCCTCACATCGTCATTGAAACCACGATCGAGTCCATGGCAGATGATCCTCTTCTATTCATCGATGAAGGGGTGGATATAGCTATTGGTGCGATCGATCAAAATGCTCTATCATCGCAACTTACGATTGAAAAATTATATGAAGAAGAAATTATTTGTTTTGCGAGTACAAATAATCCACTTATTAATAAGCCCTTATCTTTAAAAAGTTATCTGACCAGTAAACATATTGCATTTAGTTTTAATCAGGAAAGATACAGCCATTCAGCGGAATATTTACTCAAAAGAAAATTGAGCCGCAATGATAAACTCTTTGTAAAAAACATTTTGCCTGCTATTTTTGCCGTTGCAAATTCGGATACCGTTATATCCACAGCGCCAAGTTTTTTAATTAATATTTTTTCAAAGCAATTCGGTTTGAGTATACAACCTTTGCCGTTCAACCTTGAACCCACCCCAATTTACCTTGTGATCCATAGTAAGAGTCAATATGATGAGGGAGTGCATTGGTTATCCCGATTAATAAGTTCGAGCATTAATGATCTGAAAACATGGTGA
- a CDS encoding L,D-transpeptidase family protein translates to MKIKAVFLMVSIFFPMAVWSSSAPCPLANGINVHTKKRILNICKQGTVIKTFKIAIGNKGVGKKRAGDNKTPIGLYGLAHPRKSNQFKVFIPILYPTSKQLAAGYSGRDVGIHGPTQSSSRISWLSNLPWSTRGCIAVGKNNHIEYVAHWVKANPGTKVLII, encoded by the coding sequence ATGAAAATAAAAGCAGTATTTCTAATGGTTTCCATTTTTTTTCCTATGGCTGTGTGGTCGAGTTCTGCACCCTGTCCTTTAGCAAACGGAATCAATGTACATACTAAAAAAAGAATTTTAAACATATGTAAACAAGGCACTGTAATTAAGACATTTAAAATTGCCATCGGAAATAAAGGTGTGGGCAAAAAACGCGCGGGCGATAATAAAACTCCGATAGGTTTATATGGGTTAGCTCATCCAAGAAAATCAAATCAATTTAAAGTATTTATTCCAATTCTCTATCCAACTTCAAAGCAATTAGCTGCAGGATATTCAGGAAGGGATGTTGGTATCCATGGACCTACCCAGTCCTCCAGTCGTATTAGTTGGTTAAGTAACTTACCTTGGTCCACGCGTGGATGCATTGCAGTTGGCAAAAATAACCATATCGAGTATGTCGCTCATTGGGTAAAAGCTAATCCAGGAACTAAAGTTTTAATTATATAG
- a CDS encoding RNA-binding protein, producing MRQNKIYVGNLPFGITEESLQAAFSKYGKVNELLLIKDRFTGHIKGFGFITFSSQQEAQSSLDMNGKILDGRPLKVTMAQEKHPPGRRHR from the coding sequence GTGAGACAAAATAAAATTTATGTAGGCAACTTACCCTTTGGAATTACTGAAGAGTCATTACAAGCAGCGTTTTCTAAATATGGTAAGGTAAATGAGCTTCTTTTAATCAAAGATCGCTTTACAGGTCACATCAAAGGATTTGGTTTTATAACCTTTAGCTCGCAGCAAGAAGCTCAATCCTCTTTAGATATGAATGGTAAAATACTTGACGGCCGCCCCTTAAAAGTCACTATGGCTCAGGAGAAGCATCCCCCTGGAAGGCGTCATCGATAA
- a CDS encoding chemotaxis protein CheA: MNEDINKYMEAFLSEANNHIKNMNLALINWEKHPGNKKNLQDIFRNAHTFKSISATMGFQQIANLNHAIEDLLDAIRTKKITLKKCINLLFNCFDFLKENIKEIAKGQPEFDTASLIEKINLILTNNEKQGADLSSLELFSGMESITSVEVNVDRLDKLLNLTKELLINKMRLESLSETLQSSELTATLGSLNQTLNELQYYVMQIRLVPIGFVFDRFSRMVRDLAEQQKKQVEFYTEGREIEVDRSLIDAISESLAHLIKNAIDHGLETSEIRKTRRKSVEGSIKLRAKRQKESVVIEVSDDGAGLDLEAIKTIAVRHNLLSTNAAKAEVTKAIFSGISTAEKVTDISGRGLGLSIVKQTIESINGSIEVETEKGKGTQFIIKIPLTLTVILVLLIRQGNQIYALPLNSIERLITIPYQDIASLLHQESFVYDEMNVPLLRLSVIFKEKVTLEESRQFIVVLRKEEELVGVIVDSLLTTEEIITQPINPTIRGSKLFSGTALLGSGETILIIDVDELFLCLKSKQAG, encoded by the coding sequence ATGAATGAAGACATAAATAAATATATGGAAGCTTTTCTTAGTGAGGCAAATAATCATATTAAAAATATGAACTTAGCTCTTATTAATTGGGAAAAACATCCAGGTAACAAGAAAAATCTTCAAGATATTTTTCGCAATGCCCATACATTCAAAAGTATTTCTGCCACTATGGGATTTCAACAAATAGCAAATTTAAATCATGCAATTGAAGATTTATTAGATGCGATTCGCACTAAAAAAATTACACTGAAAAAGTGTATAAATCTTTTATTTAATTGCTTTGATTTTCTAAAAGAAAACATAAAAGAAATTGCTAAAGGGCAGCCCGAATTTGATACAGCCTCACTGATTGAAAAAATAAATTTGATATTAACGAATAATGAGAAACAAGGAGCGGATCTCTCATCGCTTGAATTATTTAGCGGCATGGAATCAATCACAAGCGTCGAAGTGAATGTGGACCGTCTCGATAAATTGCTCAATCTAACTAAAGAATTACTTATTAACAAAATGAGGTTGGAAAGTTTAAGCGAAACCCTTCAATCCTCTGAATTAACTGCAACCCTTGGTAGTCTAAATCAAACACTAAATGAGTTACAGTATTATGTAATGCAAATACGTCTAGTCCCTATAGGATTTGTTTTCGATCGTTTTTCCCGTATGGTCAGAGATCTCGCCGAACAACAAAAAAAGCAAGTAGAATTTTACACTGAAGGCAGAGAAATTGAGGTTGATCGTTCCTTAATCGACGCAATAAGCGAGTCACTTGCCCACTTAATCAAAAATGCGATTGATCATGGCTTGGAAACCAGCGAAATCAGGAAGACCCGAAGAAAATCTGTAGAAGGAAGCATCAAATTAAGAGCTAAACGCCAGAAAGAATCAGTAGTTATTGAAGTAAGTGATGATGGTGCTGGACTCGATCTCGAAGCGATTAAAACTATTGCTGTACGTCACAATTTATTATCCACAAACGCAGCAAAAGCAGAAGTAACCAAGGCCATCTTTTCTGGGATTTCTACTGCAGAAAAAGTTACAGATATTTCAGGAAGAGGGTTAGGCTTATCTATTGTTAAACAAACAATCGAATCCATTAATGGATCGATTGAAGTCGAGACCGAAAAGGGAAAGGGGACTCAATTTATAATAAAAATCCCTTTAACCTTAACCGTTATTCTTGTTTTATTAATACGTCAAGGTAATCAGATTTATGCATTACCCTTAAATAGTATAGAACGCTTAATAACGATACCATATCAGGACATAGCATCTCTCTTGCACCAAGAGTCTTTTGTATATGATGAAATGAATGTCCCTCTCTTACGCTTGTCCGTTATTTTTAAAGAAAAAGTAACATTAGAAGAGAGCCGGCAATTTATAGTCGTCTTAAGAAAAGAAGAAGAATTAGTAGGTGTAATTGTAGATAGCTTGCTGACAACAGAAGAAATTATTACCCAGCCCATAAATCCAACTATTCGAGGTAGTAAATTATTTTCTGGCACAGCATTATTGGGATCGGGGGAAACCATTTTAATTATCGATGTCGATGAGCTTTTTCTATGCTTAAAATCTAAACAGGCGGGATGA
- a CDS encoding amino acid adenylation domain-containing protein codes for MTSPSTDMSLEEQHKILKEWNQTRSKYTYDKIIPALFETQIEQVVKQVALIYKSNTLNYEDLNNQANQLAHYLRDIGVKQNTLVALCMDPGFELLICILGILKSGGAYIPLDPNNPVLRQKTILSDSNTKILITHSKLADQFDDMARSQVICWEAIQSKRAMYPTNNPTHINKSTDLAYVIYTSGSTGTPKGVMITHRNVHHFVHWFGKAISVSSDDIIDFSSSISFDFAVACTLFPLLKGLKIAICPETDKRDPYLYLKHLQDAHVSIIKITPSHFRQINSIVLNEEKRLDLKYIVFGGETLLAKDIHDWLKKFPTHKLFCEYGPTEATVASSWILIDEHNIDQYKHRIPIGKPALNTKLYILDKNMQPVSVGALGELYIGGDGIAKGYLNKKQLTEKKFVKNPFGTGRLYKTGDLCCYLHDGNIEFVERIDDQIKIRGFRVEIGEIEKCLASYPGIQNVVILARAEHGELEEKQLVAYCIPKDPRKLDTYDLRDYLKNLLPNYMVPTHFVVMEELPLSASGKLDKSKLPKPEAKEPQQVIPPRNETETILKKIWLESLNLKDISIHDNFFDLGGNSLSAARLITKIRKIAHKKIYLQDLYHSETIARLAGVIDAADDILEDENGKDRLPFLKQMPLNELQFLFWLMKLFYPRSNLANIVIRKRISGNLDKKKLDIIFELLCKNHPVLCSTIPRYSPLQRPQKNILQFEVIEQDIRDLKLEEQEHELHESLDELEHRKWNRKLPMILFKLFRLGTNSCEIQIAISHFISDEISAEILLNELSNAYVDYKNESEFVEKKTELVFYDYIQQEQRELSKNLLKYMDFWDHYLADIPSLAFPQNEILNSITSSCTTYFEIPHNILQGLQSFCKKNRIGIGDTLIAATGYVLAPYLDEKNKIAIINFVKSIRDHEAYDHAIGLFVRNDVIKIDLNHSVTLLELAKQVQNSRIENYYYQSCPTIIKIAFLMQKNWKNKKIGNFFIKLFAKIYTGIFHKYKLNYEILVMFGRVFLARKNNSFFVNVNILNHFLNNNSETKLFGFSQMPIKAYHDDKIVEKNVLNIWFDRDEQGKSYLIISGNLRPEFRRVIGSNLLEIMGSSLL; via the coding sequence ATGACCTCACCATCAACGGATATGAGCTTAGAGGAGCAACATAAAATTTTAAAAGAATGGAATCAAACTCGCTCTAAATATACTTATGACAAAATCATACCCGCATTGTTCGAGACACAAATCGAGCAGGTAGTAAAGCAAGTGGCGTTAATCTATAAATCAAATACCCTTAATTATGAAGATCTCAACAATCAAGCCAATCAATTGGCTCATTATTTAAGAGACATTGGAGTTAAACAAAATACTTTAGTCGCCCTCTGCATGGATCCGGGTTTTGAATTATTAATCTGCATCCTGGGAATTTTGAAATCGGGGGGAGCATATATTCCATTGGATCCTAATAACCCTGTTCTTCGCCAAAAAACTATATTATCTGATTCAAATACAAAAATTCTAATTACTCATTCAAAACTAGCGGATCAATTTGATGATATGGCCAGATCTCAAGTAATTTGTTGGGAAGCAATCCAATCAAAGAGAGCCATGTACCCTACCAACAATCCAACCCACATAAATAAATCAACAGATTTAGCTTATGTAATCTACACTTCCGGATCAACTGGTACCCCAAAAGGCGTAATGATAACTCATCGTAATGTCCATCATTTTGTGCATTGGTTTGGTAAAGCTATTTCAGTTTCATCGGACGACATCATTGATTTTTCATCTTCTATCTCTTTCGATTTTGCAGTGGCATGTACGTTATTCCCCTTGTTAAAAGGTCTTAAAATTGCCATTTGTCCTGAAACAGATAAAAGAGATCCCTATTTATATTTAAAGCATTTGCAAGATGCACATGTTTCTATCATCAAAATCACACCAAGTCATTTCAGACAAATCAACAGCATTGTATTGAACGAGGAAAAAAGGCTGGATTTAAAATACATTGTCTTTGGTGGAGAGACTTTGTTAGCAAAAGATATCCATGACTGGTTAAAAAAATTTCCAACCCATAAACTATTTTGTGAATATGGTCCCACTGAAGCCACTGTTGCCTCATCATGGATTCTCATTGATGAACATAATATAGATCAGTATAAGCATCGAATTCCAATTGGAAAACCCGCTTTAAATACCAAGTTGTATATATTAGATAAAAATATGCAACCAGTATCCGTTGGGGCGTTGGGAGAGCTCTATATCGGGGGGGATGGTATTGCTAAAGGTTACTTGAATAAAAAACAATTAACTGAGAAAAAATTTGTTAAAAATCCTTTTGGCACGGGTAGGTTGTACAAGACCGGAGATTTATGTTGTTATTTACACGACGGTAATATTGAATTTGTCGAAAGGATAGATGATCAAATTAAAATTAGAGGATTTCGAGTTGAAATTGGTGAAATTGAGAAGTGTTTGGCATCTTATCCTGGCATTCAAAATGTTGTTATTTTAGCAAGAGCCGAGCACGGGGAACTAGAAGAAAAACAATTAGTTGCCTATTGTATTCCCAAAGACCCTAGAAAATTAGACACGTATGATTTGCGTGATTATCTTAAAAACCTATTACCTAATTATATGGTTCCAACACATTTTGTGGTTATGGAAGAGCTCCCCTTATCTGCGAGTGGAAAATTAGATAAAAGTAAATTACCTAAACCAGAAGCTAAGGAGCCTCAGCAAGTTATACCCCCACGAAACGAAACTGAAACCATCCTTAAAAAAATCTGGTTAGAATCTTTAAACCTAAAGGATATTAGCATCCACGATAATTTTTTTGATTTAGGAGGCAATTCATTATCAGCGGCTAGGCTCATTACAAAGATTAGGAAAATCGCCCATAAAAAAATTTACTTACAGGATTTATATCATTCCGAAACAATTGCTCGTCTTGCTGGTGTAATTGATGCAGCAGACGATATTTTGGAAGATGAAAATGGAAAGGATCGCCTCCCATTTTTAAAGCAAATGCCCTTAAATGAATTGCAATTTTTATTCTGGTTGATGAAACTGTTTTACCCTAGATCGAATCTAGCCAATATCGTAATTAGAAAACGAATCTCGGGTAATTTGGATAAAAAGAAATTAGATATTATTTTTGAATTACTGTGTAAAAATCATCCAGTTCTATGCTCTACAATCCCAAGATATTCGCCATTACAACGTCCACAAAAGAATATTCTTCAATTTGAAGTAATTGAACAGGATATTAGAGATCTAAAATTGGAAGAACAAGAACACGAACTACATGAATCACTAGATGAATTAGAACATCGAAAATGGAATAGAAAATTACCTATGATTCTCTTTAAATTATTTCGATTAGGAACTAATTCTTGTGAAATTCAAATAGCTATATCTCATTTTATCTCAGATGAAATATCCGCAGAAATCCTATTGAATGAGCTTTCTAATGCATATGTTGACTATAAAAACGAATCAGAGTTTGTCGAGAAAAAAACTGAATTAGTTTTTTACGATTACATTCAACAAGAACAAAGAGAGCTTAGTAAAAACTTACTTAAATATATGGATTTCTGGGATCATTATTTAGCCGATATTCCCTCACTGGCTTTTCCACAGAATGAAATTTTAAACAGCATAACTTCATCGTGTACTACCTATTTTGAAATACCCCATAATATCTTGCAGGGGCTACAGAGCTTTTGCAAAAAAAACCGAATTGGTATTGGAGATACTTTAATCGCAGCCACGGGTTATGTTTTGGCACCCTATCTCGATGAGAAAAACAAAATAGCGATTATTAATTTTGTAAAATCGATTCGTGATCATGAGGCTTATGATCATGCGATAGGACTTTTTGTCCGAAATGATGTTATTAAAATCGACTTAAATCACTCAGTCACTCTACTCGAATTAGCAAAGCAAGTCCAAAATTCACGAATAGAAAATTATTATTACCAATCATGTCCCACTATAATAAAAATTGCCTTTCTGATGCAAAAAAACTGGAAAAATAAAAAAATTGGCAATTTTTTTATAAAACTTTTTGCAAAAATATATACAGGCATTTTTCATAAATATAAGTTAAATTATGAAATTTTAGTAATGTTTGGGCGAGTGTTTTTGGCACGGAAAAATAATAGTTTTTTTGTTAATGTGAACATCCTGAATCATTTCCTTAATAATAACTCTGAAACAAAGCTGTTTGGGTTTAGTCAAATGCCAATTAAAGCGTATCATGATGATAAGATAGTTGAAAAAAACGTATTAAATATTTGGTTTGATCGAGATGAACAGGGTAAATCCTATCTCATCATATCGGGTAATTTAAGACCAGAATTTCGCAGAGTTATTGGTTCCAATTTATTAGAAATAATGGGCTCATCATTATTATGA
- a CDS encoding zeta toxin family protein, translated as MTVYFLFGKTGSGKSYIGKMLEKLDIIHIDGDKHITPRMLDCLIEDEQMTPEMIDEYVSVLIEVIKTQKEKDPARSFVISQAMYLDKYRLKLLHAIPELKFVMIDVEPKVREHFITQRFQNKESKVSPRYAKEMDKFFETPSHDIIRFENNLQTEDFFMEQIHEKMPALFNLENEVTPMDTTTYCLNPVL; from the coding sequence ATGACTGTCTATTTTTTGTTTGGTAAAACTGGCTCTGGAAAAAGTTATATAGGAAAAATGCTCGAAAAGCTCGACATCATTCATATCGATGGCGATAAACACATTACTCCCAGGATGCTGGACTGTCTCATTGAAGATGAACAAATGACTCCTGAGATGATTGATGAATACGTCTCTGTTTTAATTGAGGTCATCAAGACCCAAAAAGAAAAAGATCCGGCACGGAGTTTTGTTATCTCCCAAGCAATGTACCTCGACAAATACCGACTTAAATTATTACATGCTATACCTGAGCTTAAATTTGTAATGATTGATGTCGAACCAAAGGTTCGTGAACATTTCATCACCCAACGATTTCAAAATAAAGAAAGTAAAGTAAGCCCGAGGTATGCAAAAGAAATGGATAAGTTTTTTGAGACTCCTTCCCATGACATCATACGATTTGAAAATAATCTACAAACAGAAGACTTTTTTATGGAACAAATTCATGAAAAAATGCCAGCTCTTTTTAACTTAGAAAACGAAGTAACCCCTATGGATACTACGACATATTGTCTAAACCCAGTGCTATAA